The following proteins are co-located in the Pyricularia oryzae 70-15 chromosome 1, whole genome shotgun sequence genome:
- a CDS encoding replication factor C subunit 3 has product MSDFEDEMEIDAAPPAAAITFSSGATEKGKRSAANLPVEAEDSLPWVEKYRPVSLADVSGHQDILATVNKFVDANRLPHLLLYGPPGTGKTSTILALARRIYGADNVRQMVLELNASDDRGIDVVREQIKTFASTKQIFTLGSTKPAAASSSASTSNNPSATRPTPSYKLIILDEADAMTNTAQMALRRIMEKYTANTRFCIIANYAHKLSPALLSRCTRFRFSPLKEADIRVLVDRVVEEETVNIRPDAVDALVRLARGDMRRALNVLQACHASSTPLREKGAAADDKPVVRDTITVETIYNCIAAPPPEAIKEILDTLLATSDVVSCLGTINALKTTRGLALADIITALSEELVKLEVKPEVMITWLDGLAEIEHRVAGGAGEAVQTGAVVGVVRRGVELMS; this is encoded by the coding sequence ATGTCCGACTTTGAAGACGAAATGGAAATCGACGCAGCGCCCCCAGCGGCCGCCATAACCTTCTCCTCGGGTGCGACCGAAAAGGGCAAGCGCAGCGCGGCAAACCTGCCGGTTGAGGCCGAAGACTCTCTTCCATGGGTGGAAAAGTACCGACCCGTATCACTCGCCGACGTGTCCGGCCACCAGGACATCTTGGCCACGGTCAACAAGTTCGTCGATGCGAACCGCCTACCCCACCTGCTGCTGTACGGGCCCCCGGGAACGGGCAAGACGTCGACGATATTGGCGCTGGCGAGGCGGATCTACGGCGCCGACAATGTCCGGCAGATGGTGCTGGAGCTGAACGCGTCCGACGACCGCGGCATCGACGTGGTGAGGGAGCAGATCAAGACGTTTGCGAGCACCAAGCAGATCTTCACCCTGGGGTCCACaaagccggcggcggcatcatCATCAGCATCAACCAGCAACAACCCCTCGGCGACCCGCCCGACCCCATCCTACAAGCTCATCATcctcgacgaggccgacgcCATGACCAACACGGCGCAGATGGCGCTGCGCCGCATCATGGAAAAGTACACGGCCAACACGCGCTTCTGCATCATTGCCAACTACGCCCACAAGCTGTCGCCGGCCCTGCTGTCGCGCTGCACGCGCTTCCGCTTCAGCCCGCTCAAGGAGGCCGACATCCGCGTGCTGGTCGACCGCGTCGTCGAGGAGGAGACGGTCAACATCCGCCCCGACGCCGTCGACGCCCTGGTGCGGCTCGCGCGGGGCGACATGCGTCGCGCGCTAAACGTCCTGCAGGCCTGCCACGCGAGCAGCACGCCGCTGCGGGAGAAGGGCGCGGCGGCGGACGACAAGCCGGTCGTGAGGGACACCATCACGGTGGAGACGATATACAACTGCAtcgcggcgccgccgccagagGCCATCAAGGAGATTCTCGACACGCTGCTGGCCACCAGCGATGTGGTGTCGTGCCTGGGCACCATCAACGCGCTCAAGACCACGCGGGGCCTGGCGCTCGCGGATATAATAACGGCGCTCTCGGAGGAGCTGGTCAAGCTCGAGGTCAAGCCCGAGGTCATGATCACGTGGCTGGATGGACTGGCAGAGATCGAGCACCGTGTCGCCGGCGGCGCGGGGGAGGCCGTGCAGACGGGTGCGGTGGTTGGTGTCGTGAGGAGGGGGGTGGAGCTGATGAGTTGA